A section of the Streptomyces sp. NBC_01591 genome encodes:
- a CDS encoding FadR/GntR family transcriptional regulator: MSTLAHTMMTAARSADSGLAGPGELDRYPYAEAPAGERAALRSWDGPDADLGRVSRRGSASRGRGLHGQLVQQLGQMIVSGDLGADRPLVPEEIGQRFEVSRTVVRESLRVLEAKGLVSARPNVGTRVRPVSDWNLLDPDIIEWRAFGPQREDQRRELGELRWMIEPLAARLAAGHGREDIQQRLGDMVEIMGHAVGQGDTITCSRADAEFHSLLIQAAGNRMLEHLSGIVAAALQVSGGPVTGCDRPTEASLGHHARIVDALASGDSAGAEAAMRQLLVVHPEVERVVPAPREH, from the coding sequence GTGAGTACCCTTGCGCACACCATGATGACCGCCGCCCGCTCCGCCGATTCCGGCCTCGCCGGCCCGGGTGAACTCGATCGCTACCCGTATGCGGAGGCGCCGGCCGGCGAGCGTGCCGCTCTTCGTTCCTGGGACGGTCCCGACGCCGACCTCGGCCGGGTGAGCCGCCGGGGCTCGGCCAGTCGGGGTCGCGGCCTCCATGGCCAACTCGTTCAACAGCTGGGTCAGATGATCGTCTCCGGCGACCTGGGCGCCGACCGCCCTCTCGTGCCGGAGGAGATCGGTCAGCGTTTCGAGGTCTCCCGCACCGTCGTACGCGAATCGCTGCGTGTCCTTGAGGCCAAGGGCCTGGTCAGCGCCCGGCCCAATGTGGGTACCCGGGTCCGCCCCGTCAGCGATTGGAACCTGCTGGATCCCGACATCATCGAATGGCGCGCCTTCGGTCCTCAGCGTGAGGACCAGCGTCGCGAGCTCGGGGAGCTCCGGTGGATGATCGAGCCCCTTGCCGCGCGTCTCGCCGCAGGCCACGGCCGTGAGGACATTCAGCAGCGCCTCGGCGACATGGTCGAGATCATGGGGCACGCGGTCGGGCAGGGCGACACGATCACCTGCTCCCGGGCCGATGCGGAGTTCCACTCCCTGCTCATCCAGGCGGCGGGCAATCGCATGCTGGAGCACCTCTCCGGCATCGTTGCCGCGGCACTGCAGGTCTCGGGCGGTCCGGTCACGGGCTGTGACCGCCCCACCGAGGCGTCCCTCGGTCACCACGCCCGGATCGTCGATGCCCTCGCATCCGGCGACTCGGCGGGTGCCGAAGCGGCCATGCGTCAACTGCTCGTCGTCCACCCCGAGGTGGAGCGTGTGGTGCCCGCGCCCCGCGAGCACTGA
- a CDS encoding RNA polymerase sigma factor: MSASTSRTLPPEIAESESVMALIERGKADGQIAGDDVRRAFEADQIPPTQWKNVLRSLNQILEEEGVTLMVSAAEPSKRARKSVAAKSPVKRTATKTVAAKTTVTRTVAASAAPSAETVDVVADDAAAAGPAKKAAAKKTAAKKTAVKKTVAKKTATKKSGKQDDELLDGDEAVEEVKAGKGEEEEGEGENKGFVLSDDDEDDAPAQQVAVAGATADPVKDYLKQIGKVPLLNAEQEVELAKRIEAGLFAEDKLANSDKLAPKLKRELEIIAEDGRRAKNHLLEANLRLVVSLAKRYTGRGMLFLDLIQEGNLGLIRAVEKFDYTKGYKFSTYATWWIRQAITRAMADQARTIRIPVHMVEVINKLARVQRQMLQDLGREPTPEELAKELDMTPEKVIEVQKYGREPISLHTPLGEDGDSEFGDLIEDSEAVVPADAVSFTLLQEQLHSVLDTLSEREAGVVSMRFGLTDGQPKTLDEIGKVYGVTRERIRQIESKTMSKLRHPSRSQVLRDYLD, encoded by the coding sequence GTGTCGGCCAGCACATCCCGTACGCTCCCGCCGGAGATCGCCGAGTCCGAGTCTGTGATGGCGCTCATCGAGCGGGGAAAGGCTGATGGGCAGATCGCCGGCGATGACGTGCGTCGGGCCTTCGAGGCTGACCAGATTCCGCCAACCCAGTGGAAGAATGTTCTGCGCAGCCTCAACCAGATCCTCGAGGAAGAGGGTGTGACGCTGATGGTCAGTGCCGCGGAGCCGTCCAAGCGTGCCCGCAAGAGCGTCGCAGCAAAGAGCCCGGTCAAGCGCACCGCCACCAAGACTGTCGCGGCCAAGACAACCGTGACCAGGACGGTCGCGGCCTCTGCCGCCCCGTCGGCAGAGACCGTGGACGTGGTGGCTGACGACGCTGCCGCGGCCGGCCCTGCGAAGAAGGCAGCAGCCAAGAAGACGGCTGCCAAGAAGACCGCCGTGAAGAAGACGGTGGCCAAGAAGACAGCAACGAAGAAGTCCGGAAAGCAGGACGACGAGCTCCTCGACGGCGACGAGGCGGTCGAGGAAGTAAAGGCCGGCAAGGGCGAGGAAGAGGAGGGCGAGGGCGAGAACAAGGGCTTCGTCCTCTCCGACGACGACGAGGACGACGCACCTGCGCAGCAGGTCGCCGTCGCCGGCGCCACCGCCGACCCGGTCAAGGACTACCTGAAGCAGATCGGCAAGGTTCCCCTCCTCAACGCCGAGCAGGAGGTCGAGCTCGCCAAGCGCATCGAGGCCGGTCTGTTCGCCGAGGACAAGCTGGCGAACTCAGACAAGCTCGCTCCGAAGCTCAAGCGCGAGCTGGAGATCATTGCCGAGGACGGCCGCCGCGCCAAGAACCATCTGCTGGAGGCCAACCTCCGTCTCGTGGTATCCCTGGCCAAGCGCTACACCGGCCGCGGTATGCTCTTCCTGGACCTCATCCAGGAAGGCAACCTCGGTCTGATCCGCGCGGTCGAGAAGTTCGACTACACCAAGGGCTACAAGTTCTCCACGTACGCCACCTGGTGGATCCGTCAGGCGATCACCCGCGCCATGGCCGACCAGGCCCGCACCATCCGTATCCCGGTGCACATGGTCGAGGTCATCAACAAGCTCGCCCGTGTCCAGCGCCAGATGCTCCAGGACCTGGGCCGCGAGCCCACGCCGGAGGAGCTGGCCAAGGAACTCGACATGACCCCCGAGAAGGTCATCGAGGTCCAGAAGTACGGCCGTGAGCCGATCTCCCTCCACACTCCGCTGGGTGAGGACGGGGACAGCGAGTTCGGTGACCTGATCGAGGACTCCGAGGCGGTCGTCCCGGCCGACGCGGTCAGCTTCACGCTCCTCCAGGAGCAGCTGCACTCGGTGCTCGACACGCTCTCCGAGCGTGAGGCCGGTGTGGTCTCGATGCGCTTCGGCCTCACCGATGGTCAGCCGAAGACCCTGGACGAGATCGGCAAGGTCTACGGCGTGACGCGTGAGCGCATCCGTCAGATCGAGTCGAAGACCATGTCGAAGCTGCGCCACCCGTCGCGTTCGCAGGTGCTGCGCGACTACCTCGACTAG